A window of Chitinophaga sp. MM2321 contains these coding sequences:
- a CDS encoding TonB-dependent receptor, which translates to MKRYLSFLLLFNLYALLATAQQTGTFSGQVLDNRSAPIAGAVVRLLNTNSQTNTDINGHFSLGKLAAGAYNVEISAEGSATINQIINVPQQVASPVFKLAAANVQLDEIIVTAQKTEEELQQVPVSITAISAAQVREYGLQNIKDITAIVPNLYSANPGDNRNVTSIRGITTTSYDPAVTTYVDGVNQFGLDTYISQLLDIERIEVLRGPQGMLYGRNAMGGVINIITRKPDNSIRGFARADVGEYGQQRYSLGVSAPLIKNRLFFGVSGLYAKQNGFYINDFNGKRFDRQENIMGNYYLKYLSLSGLSVILNVKNNENRNDGTFPLASSMEEALTHPFRVNQDAVTRMTDNLFNASLSINQAGDKVNFSSQTAYQSNYRFYKDPIDGDFSPLDAISIVNNFGKDFNKVKVVSQEFRLMSAAAESPFKWSAGAYGFYQDNPVKQAIRFGKDALLTGAPDTDFSLISTSKGKGYGMAVYAQGTYTLAKKWALTLGTRYDYEHKQLNVLGEYEKGNDLFATRPDTSGSAGFNAFSPHAGLQYFASGNTSLFVTYSRGFRAGGLTPLSSDPTGEPPLFPYQPEYSNNFEVGAKNRLLDDRLSINISAFYTKVNNAQVPTLILPDAVNITRNTGSLTSKGAELEVAAKPVKDFTVAYNFGFTNAKFDRLKISQNGAEVDLGGKYQIYTPKVTSMLALQYEYAPCKTKKLKIRARGEWRYLDKQYFDLANTLAQPAYSLLNANLGLITKQYEIICWIRNLTDKRYIDYAYDFGAAHLGNPRNIGVTVNIRLSTL; encoded by the coding sequence ATGAAACGATATCTCAGCTTTTTACTCTTGTTCAATTTATATGCATTGCTTGCAACAGCACAGCAAACGGGTACTTTTTCCGGTCAGGTACTGGATAATAGATCAGCTCCCATAGCCGGCGCGGTAGTACGGTTATTGAATACAAATAGTCAGACCAATACAGATATAAACGGACATTTCAGTTTGGGCAAACTGGCCGCTGGCGCCTATAACGTGGAGATTTCCGCCGAAGGCAGCGCCACGATCAATCAAATAATTAATGTACCCCAACAGGTGGCATCGCCCGTATTCAAACTGGCAGCAGCCAATGTTCAGCTGGATGAAATCATTGTAACCGCACAGAAAACGGAAGAAGAATTACAGCAGGTGCCGGTCAGCATTACTGCTATTTCGGCTGCACAGGTACGGGAATACGGCTTACAGAATATCAAGGATATTACCGCCATTGTACCAAACCTCTATTCTGCAAATCCCGGCGATAACAGGAATGTAACGTCTATCCGGGGCATCACCACTACTTCTTATGATCCTGCTGTAACCACTTATGTGGACGGTGTAAACCAGTTTGGCCTGGATACTTACATCAGCCAGTTGCTGGACATAGAACGCATAGAAGTATTACGCGGGCCACAGGGCATGCTTTATGGTCGTAACGCGATGGGTGGCGTTATTAATATCATTACCAGGAAACCGGATAATTCAATCCGCGGATTTGCCCGTGCAGATGTGGGTGAATATGGCCAGCAGCGTTATAGCCTGGGCGTAAGCGCCCCGCTGATAAAGAACAGGTTGTTCTTCGGCGTATCCGGGTTATATGCGAAACAGAATGGTTTTTATATCAATGATTTTAATGGCAAACGGTTTGACCGCCAGGAAAATATCATGGGTAATTATTACCTGAAATATCTTTCCCTTTCCGGTCTGTCTGTAATCCTCAATGTGAAAAATAACGAAAACCGGAACGATGGAACTTTCCCGCTGGCATCGAGTATGGAAGAAGCTTTAACGCATCCGTTCAGGGTGAACCAGGATGCAGTGACCCGCATGACGGATAATCTTTTCAACGCATCACTTTCTATTAATCAGGCGGGAGATAAAGTTAATTTCAGTTCACAAACAGCCTACCAATCCAATTACCGCTTTTATAAAGATCCGATAGACGGAGATTTTTCGCCACTTGATGCTATCTCGATTGTCAACAATTTTGGGAAAGATTTTAATAAAGTGAAAGTGGTATCCCAGGAATTCAGGTTGATGTCTGCAGCGGCGGAATCACCTTTTAAATGGTCGGCAGGCGCATATGGTTTTTACCAGGACAACCCGGTGAAACAGGCCATCCGCTTTGGAAAGGACGCATTACTCACCGGTGCACCAGACACAGATTTCTCGCTCATCAGCACCAGCAAGGGAAAAGGTTACGGGATGGCAGTGTACGCACAGGGCACCTATACACTGGCAAAGAAATGGGCACTGACACTGGGCACGCGGTATGATTATGAGCATAAGCAACTCAATGTGCTGGGTGAATATGAAAAAGGAAATGACCTATTTGCCACAAGACCGGATACCTCCGGCAGCGCAGGATTCAATGCTTTTTCCCCGCATGCAGGGCTGCAATATTTTGCTTCCGGTAATACCAGTTTATTTGTCACCTATAGCCGCGGTTTCAGAGCTGGTGGTTTAACACCGCTCTCCTCTGACCCTACCGGTGAACCACCATTATTTCCCTATCAACCGGAATACAGCAATAATTTTGAAGTGGGCGCTAAGAACAGGTTGCTGGATGATCGCCTGAGCATCAACATCTCTGCTTTCTATACCAAAGTGAATAACGCACAGGTACCTACGCTCATTCTTCCGGACGCAGTAAATATTACCCGGAATACCGGTAGCTTAACAAGCAAAGGCGCTGAACTGGAAGTAGCAGCAAAACCAGTGAAAGATTTCACAGTAGCCTATAATTTTGGTTTTACCAATGCAAAATTTGATAGGTTGAAGATTTCGCAGAACGGTGCCGAAGTTGATCTTGGCGGGAAATATCAGATCTATACACCGAAAGTAACTTCTATGCTCGCCCTGCAATATGAATATGCACCGTGCAAAACGAAGAAACTGAAGATCCGTGCCCGTGGCGAATGGAGATACCTTGACAAGCAATATTTCGACCTGGCTAATACCCTCGCACAACCTGCCTATAGTTTGTTGAACGCCAACCTGGGTCTTATCACCAAACAATATGAAATCATCTGCTGGATCAGGAACCTGACGGATAAACGATACATTGATTATGCGTATGATTTCGGCGCCGCTCATCTGGGCAATCCAAGAAATATAGGCGTTACCGTAAACATAAGGTTAAGCACGTTATAA
- a CDS encoding RagB/SusD family nutrient uptake outer membrane protein has product MKKRIILLIAGSLAVFTSCKKELIEKSYDFLVPSSFYKTEADANAAIIGVYNTLLSNGFYGNFWQYENDSDHASGPSWFFGHTGQGNFLGFWGTDTPWNDRYVMISRTNSVLENVGGMNISEDVKQRVLGEAYFFRAFAYFDLVRLYGGVPLHLHTVASGVEPASMPRASVTEVYAQIIADLKQAETMLFPYKDPKSGGLGHVTKDGASLLLAKAYATMASGALNGVTIYVWTERIADGDNRSYANYPFVKKVVAGLEGVNSEEYFKLAMEKSAEVIATSGRTLFPSFMDNFKLSNKHREENMLMAEFFGASLTEGALVQVYSGFQLYGPATGGGWCWATKAFYNNYLNEGIKQDERALYGINHRPDILGKFYFPQQDLEYATDGYSWRKEEDKAYTTKYDDVAQKVLGAGNARYPIMRLADAYLINAEANNELGHSGDAYTSLNAIRRRAKTLDAPGGMNKDALRSFILEERGREFLFESNRRYDLLRWGIYLGVMNFMNVDRFNIVKARDNRSQLLPIPLSEINSNTTMEVNNPGW; this is encoded by the coding sequence ATGAAAAAAAGGATTATTCTATTAATAGCAGGATCACTCGCTGTTTTTACATCCTGTAAGAAAGAGCTGATTGAAAAATCATACGATTTCCTGGTTCCTTCTTCTTTCTATAAAACGGAAGCAGATGCTAATGCAGCTATCATCGGCGTTTATAATACACTGTTGTCAAATGGTTTCTACGGAAACTTCTGGCAATATGAAAATGATTCTGACCATGCCTCCGGACCATCCTGGTTTTTCGGTCATACCGGGCAGGGTAACTTCCTCGGTTTCTGGGGAACAGATACACCCTGGAATGATCGTTATGTGATGATCTCCCGGACAAATTCCGTACTGGAAAATGTTGGAGGTATGAATATCTCGGAAGATGTAAAGCAACGTGTATTAGGTGAAGCCTATTTCTTCCGTGCCTTTGCTTATTTCGATCTCGTAAGATTGTATGGCGGCGTACCACTGCACCTGCATACCGTGGCTTCCGGCGTGGAACCTGCTTCTATGCCCCGCGCTTCCGTAACAGAAGTATACGCGCAGATTATTGCGGACCTGAAACAGGCCGAAACGATGCTTTTCCCATATAAAGATCCCAAATCCGGCGGTCTCGGGCATGTAACAAAAGACGGTGCTTCCCTGTTGTTGGCCAAAGCTTATGCTACCATGGCATCCGGGGCTTTAAACGGGGTTACCATCTATGTATGGACAGAACGTATTGCCGATGGCGATAACCGGTCCTACGCCAATTATCCTTTTGTTAAAAAAGTAGTGGCCGGACTCGAAGGTGTAAACAGCGAAGAATATTTCAAACTGGCCATGGAAAAAAGTGCGGAAGTAATTGCGACCAGCGGCCGCACCTTATTCCCCAGCTTCATGGATAACTTCAAACTGTCTAACAAACACCGTGAAGAGAATATGCTGATGGCTGAATTCTTTGGCGCTTCTCTTACAGAAGGTGCGCTGGTACAGGTGTATAGCGGATTCCAGTTGTATGGTCCTGCTACCGGTGGCGGATGGTGCTGGGCAACAAAAGCGTTTTATAATAACTATCTCAACGAAGGTATCAAACAGGATGAAAGGGCGCTGTATGGTATTAATCACCGGCCGGACATCCTCGGTAAATTCTATTTCCCCCAACAGGACCTGGAATATGCTACGGATGGATATAGCTGGCGTAAAGAAGAAGATAAAGCCTATACCACCAAGTATGATGATGTAGCGCAAAAGGTATTGGGCGCCGGTAATGCACGGTATCCCATCATGCGCCTGGCAGATGCTTACCTGATCAATGCGGAAGCCAATAACGAATTAGGCCACTCAGGGGATGCTTATACTTCGCTGAATGCTATACGCAGACGCGCTAAAACACTGGATGCCCCTGGAGGGATGAACAAGGATGCACTCCGCTCTTTTATACTTGAAGAGAGAGGCAGGGAATTCCTCTTTGAAAGCAACCGGCGTTACGACCTGCTGCGTTGGGGCATTTATCTGGGTGTCATGAATTTTATGAATGTAGACAGGTTCAATATCGTAAAGGCCAGGGACAACCGGTCACAGTTATTACCTATCCCGCTTTCTGAAATCAATTCAAATACCACCATGGAGGTGAATAACCCCGGTTGGTAA
- a CDS encoding TonB-dependent receptor yields the protein MKLFYFSTIACLLCLFSGYTTANAQDKIIKGTVQDENSDPLPNCAVRVKGTQIGVHSDAAGNFSITVPKERNVLVFSFMGMKTVEVSVTVSTTMTIKMQSSQSALDEVVVIGYGTVKRRDLTGSVSSVSGEDLRKGAPVDVISALQGRAAGVMVKANDGAPGAGLNIQIRGANSFSSSNPLYVIDGIPFGGSNGSNTPSSSGGSLQRVNALAAINPNDIESIEILKDASATAIYGSRGANGVVIITTKRGKVGPDKVEYAGNISSSQPTKKLKVLDAYQFALMRNEGQRTANTLAGTSEQLPFDGEMHFYPIANSFIRAPLPEEFIGKGVNWQDIIFKKAMTNNHTVTVSGGSAAGNHLLSLSYVNQQGIIIGSQYEKLTLRTNLNRNIKDWLVIGTNILFSSETNDFVKTNTNDNTFAAGVTRSALTYPPTVAVIDTVTNTETQIANLVNPYLYTAQMYNKVKSTSIFTSSYFEATLMKGLKFRQNFGYGLFNGKRDEYIPTVVSIADKGIAFVSQDSWTAVTSESVLNYLKTFNTKHNLGATLGSTFEKWVSESRYNKVTNFPSDVFLTNNFGAATGIPIIGNGKGQSTLSSVLGRVNYNYDQRYFVTVSYRADGSSKFSKNNKWAYFPSAGFSWNIKNESFLKTSKSVDELKLRLSYGKTGNQAIGSYSTQNKLTPSLYPMDGALTSGFADNQPGNDNLKWETTDQYDAGIDLGFMNNRLGFTVDYYFKRTNDLLQSIIIPGSSGFTSKKVNSGAIENKGLEISVRGVPVTNKNFSWNVSGNISFNRNKIIALTDGTTEQFAGALDYRASSVPFIQKIGYPIGTLYGRVEEGIYRNEAEVRSVPQNAGLTDAAIKALIGEVHYADLNGDGIVDDNDRKIIGDVNPDFFFGINNDFKYKKFDLNIFINGVVGGDVINMNNTFLNDIGTMYNTTQEVWDNRWTPENWEHAKYPKAWTTYTRNFYITKRFFESGTFLRLRNVVLGYTYDFPKFKSIDRVRLYVSATNLLTITQYKGFDPDVNAYGDDPARRGVDFGSYPTSKTWNVGVQVTF from the coding sequence ATGAAATTATTTTACTTTTCTACAATAGCCTGTTTGCTATGCCTGTTCTCGGGATATACAACAGCGAATGCGCAGGATAAGATAATCAAGGGGACTGTTCAGGATGAGAACAGTGATCCCCTCCCCAACTGCGCGGTCAGGGTAAAAGGTACACAGATCGGGGTGCATTCCGATGCAGCTGGAAATTTCAGTATTACGGTTCCGAAAGAACGGAACGTACTGGTCTTTTCTTTTATGGGCATGAAAACGGTGGAAGTATCCGTTACTGTCTCCACTACTATGACCATTAAAATGCAGTCTTCCCAGAGTGCACTCGATGAAGTGGTAGTCATTGGTTATGGTACCGTGAAACGCCGTGACCTTACGGGTTCTGTATCTTCTGTTTCGGGGGAAGACCTGAGAAAGGGTGCACCCGTAGACGTTATATCCGCTCTTCAGGGCAGGGCAGCCGGCGTAATGGTGAAAGCCAATGATGGTGCACCGGGCGCTGGTCTGAACATTCAGATCAGGGGCGCCAACTCCTTCAGCAGCAGCAATCCTTTATATGTAATTGACGGAATACCCTTTGGTGGCAGCAATGGTTCCAACACACCATCTTCCAGTGGAGGAAGCCTCCAACGGGTGAATGCACTTGCTGCCATTAACCCCAACGATATTGAATCTATCGAGATTTTAAAGGATGCTTCGGCTACCGCTATTTATGGATCGAGAGGGGCAAACGGTGTGGTGATCATCACTACCAAAAGAGGAAAGGTTGGTCCTGATAAAGTGGAATATGCTGGTAACATCAGTTCCAGTCAGCCTACGAAGAAACTGAAAGTACTGGACGCCTATCAATTTGCCCTCATGAGAAATGAAGGACAAAGAACCGCGAATACATTGGCCGGTACCAGTGAACAATTACCTTTTGATGGGGAAATGCATTTCTATCCTATTGCCAATTCATTCATCAGGGCCCCGTTGCCGGAAGAATTTATTGGTAAAGGTGTCAACTGGCAGGACATTATTTTCAAAAAAGCGATGACCAATAATCATACGGTAACCGTTTCCGGTGGCTCCGCAGCAGGTAATCACCTGTTGTCCCTTTCCTATGTGAATCAACAAGGGATCATCATAGGTTCGCAATATGAAAAATTAACGCTGCGTACTAACCTGAACAGGAATATCAAAGATTGGCTGGTAATAGGTACCAATATCCTCTTCTCCAGCGAGACCAATGATTTCGTGAAAACAAATACGAACGATAATACTTTCGCGGCAGGCGTGACCCGCTCTGCGCTTACTTATCCGCCAACAGTAGCCGTGATCGATACTGTGACGAATACAGAAACGCAGATCGCCAATCTTGTTAATCCTTACCTGTACACTGCGCAGATGTACAACAAAGTGAAAAGTACTTCCATCTTTACCTCTTCTTATTTTGAAGCTACTTTAATGAAGGGGCTGAAGTTCAGGCAGAACTTCGGTTATGGCCTGTTCAATGGTAAGAGGGATGAATATATTCCGACGGTAGTCAGCATAGCAGATAAAGGCATTGCTTTTGTGTCTCAGGATTCATGGACCGCTGTCACTTCAGAAAGTGTGTTGAACTACCTGAAAACATTTAATACAAAACATAACCTGGGCGCTACGCTGGGTAGTACTTTTGAAAAATGGGTGTCTGAATCCAGGTATAATAAAGTGACTAACTTTCCTTCGGATGTCTTCCTGACCAATAATTTCGGTGCTGCTACCGGTATTCCCATCATCGGAAATGGTAAAGGCCAGTCTACTTTATCCTCCGTGCTGGGAAGGGTTAACTATAATTATGATCAGCGTTATTTCGTGACTGTGAGCTATCGTGCAGATGGTTCCAGTAAATTTTCAAAGAATAATAAATGGGCTTACTTTCCTTCCGCCGGTTTCTCCTGGAACATCAAAAATGAAAGTTTCCTGAAAACATCCAAATCAGTGGATGAGCTGAAATTGCGCCTGAGTTACGGCAAAACCGGTAACCAGGCGATCGGCTCTTATTCTACACAGAATAAGCTGACTCCTTCTTTGTACCCTATGGATGGTGCGCTTACTTCCGGTTTTGCTGATAACCAACCGGGTAACGACAACCTGAAATGGGAAACAACAGACCAGTACGATGCAGGAATAGACCTCGGATTTATGAATAACAGGCTGGGTTTTACCGTGGATTATTATTTCAAGAGAACAAATGATCTGTTGCAATCCATCATCATTCCGGGTAGTTCCGGTTTCACTTCCAAAAAGGTGAATTCAGGTGCTATCGAAAACAAGGGCCTGGAAATAAGTGTAAGAGGTGTACCGGTGACCAACAAAAATTTCTCCTGGAATGTGTCTGGTAACATCTCCTTCAATCGTAACAAGATCATTGCGCTTACAGATGGTACAACGGAACAATTTGCCGGTGCATTGGATTACAGAGCTTCCAGTGTTCCGTTTATCCAGAAGATCGGTTATCCTATTGGAACGCTGTACGGCAGGGTAGAAGAAGGAATTTACAGGAACGAAGCAGAAGTAAGATCAGTACCTCAGAATGCTGGCCTGACGGATGCCGCTATTAAAGCACTGATAGGTGAGGTCCATTATGCAGATCTGAACGGTGATGGTATAGTAGATGATAACGACAGAAAGATCATCGGTGATGTAAATCCTGATTTCTTCTTCGGGATCAATAATGATTTCAAATACAAAAAATTCGATCTGAATATTTTTATCAATGGTGTAGTGGGTGGAGATGTTATCAACATGAACAACACTTTCCTCAATGATATAGGTACCATGTACAATACCACACAGGAAGTGTGGGATAACCGCTGGACACCGGAGAATTGGGAGCATGCCAAATATCCGAAAGCATGGACTACCTATACCCGTAACTTTTATATCACGAAAAGATTTTTTGAAAGCGGCACCTTCTTACGCCTGCGGAACGTCGTACTGGGTTACACGTATGACTTCCCGAAATTTAAGTCAATAGACAGAGTGCGGCTCTATGTGAGTGCCACCAATTTGTTGACGATCACACAATATAAAGGCTTTGATCCTGACGTGAATGCTTATGGCGACGACCCTGCAAGACGCGGGGTGGATTTTGGATCTTATCCTACTTCTAAAACCTGGAACGTGGGTGTTCAGGTTACCTTTTAA
- a CDS encoding beta-L-arabinofuranosidase domain-containing protein: MKRYNPVSLLLVIGLLLSSYVDAIPHMQPGDWWNNAWKYRQLITIDAATLKEDLHDFPLSVRLQDAVFARTLAKNGGEDVRAVDMNGALLDVEVVLWAINDVRLYVKMPVISAGKGKQGFYLYFGNPRAAAVTANMWASSYVAVLPLAGNVHDISARKQAVAKVGFVVQNGWTAGLIMGNSFPWITFDSNYKGFLEIDAPVGPDLTFVCRYRTNKNREQVLLAGQGFRFATVDSTAWQSVVFSLNSTTGVRTICFGDGDPVTDKVSLSPIQPGRIRIGRDITDDAKTQFDGDIEDVRIMNSAPAAAWIKATALNLSQLNPLVQPGALEGLGQSYAPPPPPQLMQPANGAQSHKSTGVKLEWLPATGAKSYRVLVFKDARGEQLLHTFHTGIHPSFNLTLALADTRDVYWTVAAISDQGETRAKELYHLTFYKNGMTTGKPVAPQLTRARNVHIQLKGYMGARVDSMAQYMIDYPLRNPGLLRMMRERPEKGVPDWAGVFPGQYLSSAQLIWRLTRHPLLKKSIDTYVRDLLKTQGADGYLEPFENMNRSLSLWNHYAMLCGLISYYEDTRYKPALDASRKIADLVISTFGPDGKLLPKTGGGSEAISHAIVMLYRETGDTRYLDFANYIMGEVWNEPGGVAYSRLGRERLPVRDFPVRRWEGVHNIMALSEMYWLTGDTSCKQGYEHLWRTLRRTERHSTGGFSTNEGLLGTPYNHGTIETCCTVAWSLLSTDMLKLTGQSSVADELEWSVFNSALGSIPGNGGCSTYGTQPEGYRSFCELHQGPADGHELSCCSSNAPRAIGDIANWALMQRPGGLVLNYYGPAVMSAQLPSGQRVQLEQRTAYPAKGAILLNVSVSTPETFTLYLRIPGWSKQTKVLVNGKAYDMPQAGHYMPIRRVWKKGDHISLALDFTPRFRIGEEDYAGKVSIYQGPVLFTSDAHYVPGEQKHPGIINLKGLTITPVDKQHETDHPFVLARMTDGDGKQRMVCDFASAGMYGDYYRSWFDAAALPPAPFYQEAPLRQDSGLTLSWEARSGAENWTVLISATPDFKEAVRYEGLKRPQLLLPSPAKGNYYWTVVAYNANGETKAENAGELLAD, encoded by the coding sequence ATGAAGCGTTACAATCCTGTCAGTTTGCTACTTGTTATTGGTTTGTTATTGAGCAGTTATGTTGACGCAATCCCACATATGCAACCGGGCGACTGGTGGAATAATGCATGGAAATACCGCCAATTGATCACTATTGATGCCGCCACTTTGAAAGAAGACCTGCATGATTTTCCACTTTCCGTGCGTTTGCAGGATGCGGTTTTTGCCAGAACGCTGGCTAAAAACGGCGGGGAAGATGTGCGTGCAGTGGATATGAATGGTGCCCTCCTGGATGTGGAAGTGGTGTTATGGGCCATCAATGATGTACGCTTGTATGTGAAAATGCCTGTCATCAGTGCTGGTAAAGGAAAGCAGGGATTTTATCTTTATTTTGGCAATCCCCGTGCGGCAGCGGTAACAGCAAATATGTGGGCGTCATCTTATGTAGCCGTATTGCCACTGGCCGGTAATGTACATGATATTTCAGCCCGTAAACAGGCCGTTGCTAAAGTGGGCTTTGTTGTACAGAATGGCTGGACGGCCGGTTTGATCATGGGAAATTCTTTTCCATGGATCACCTTTGACAGCAATTATAAAGGCTTCCTGGAAATCGATGCGCCTGTTGGGCCTGATCTGACTTTTGTTTGCCGGTACCGGACGAATAAAAACAGGGAGCAGGTTTTGCTGGCCGGACAAGGGTTTCGCTTTGCTACAGTTGATAGCACTGCCTGGCAATCTGTTGTTTTTTCTTTGAACAGCACTACCGGCGTTCGTACCATTTGTTTTGGTGATGGAGATCCCGTAACGGATAAAGTTTCCCTGTCCCCGATCCAACCTGGCCGTATACGCATCGGCAGGGATATAACAGATGATGCCAAAACACAGTTCGACGGTGATATAGAAGATGTACGTATTATGAACAGTGCACCGGCTGCTGCCTGGATCAAAGCCACCGCGCTCAATCTCAGTCAGCTGAATCCTTTGGTACAACCTGGGGCGCTGGAAGGGTTGGGACAATCATATGCGCCACCTCCGCCACCTCAACTCATGCAGCCGGCAAATGGTGCGCAATCCCATAAATCCACGGGTGTGAAACTGGAATGGCTGCCTGCAACCGGTGCAAAAAGTTACCGGGTATTGGTGTTTAAAGATGCCCGTGGAGAGCAGTTGCTACATACATTCCACACAGGTATTCATCCTTCCTTTAATCTTACGCTTGCATTGGCAGACACACGGGATGTTTACTGGACCGTGGCAGCTATTTCTGATCAAGGGGAAACCCGCGCAAAGGAATTATATCACCTGACTTTTTATAAAAATGGAATGACTACCGGCAAACCGGTGGCGCCGCAACTTACACGTGCCCGTAATGTGCACATTCAGTTGAAAGGCTACATGGGCGCGAGGGTAGACAGCATGGCGCAATACATGATTGATTATCCCCTCCGCAATCCCGGGCTACTGCGGATGATGCGGGAGCGCCCGGAAAAAGGCGTGCCGGATTGGGCGGGCGTTTTCCCTGGACAATACCTGAGTTCCGCGCAATTGATCTGGCGTCTTACCCGCCACCCACTCCTTAAAAAAAGTATTGATACCTATGTACGCGACCTGCTCAAAACCCAGGGTGCTGACGGATACCTGGAGCCCTTCGAAAATATGAACAGGTCATTGTCTTTATGGAATCATTATGCCATGCTCTGCGGATTGATCAGTTATTATGAAGATACCCGCTACAAGCCCGCCCTGGATGCGTCCCGCAAAATTGCAGACCTGGTGATCAGCACGTTTGGGCCGGATGGGAAACTGTTACCCAAAACCGGTGGTGGTAGTGAAGCCATCAGCCACGCTATTGTAATGCTCTATCGTGAAACAGGAGACACCCGCTATCTTGATTTCGCTAATTATATTATGGGAGAAGTATGGAATGAACCGGGCGGTGTGGCCTATTCCAGGCTGGGCAGGGAGCGGTTGCCGGTGCGTGATTTTCCTGTGCGCAGGTGGGAAGGGGTACACAATATCATGGCCCTTTCTGAAATGTACTGGTTAACAGGAGATACGTCCTGTAAACAGGGATATGAACATCTCTGGCGCACGTTACGCAGAACGGAACGTCATAGTACAGGCGGTTTTTCTACCAACGAAGGATTGCTCGGTACACCGTATAATCATGGCACTATAGAAACCTGTTGTACAGTGGCCTGGTCATTACTCTCTACTGATATGCTAAAGCTTACCGGTCAGTCATCCGTTGCGGACGAACTGGAATGGAGCGTATTCAACAGTGCGTTGGGTTCCATCCCCGGTAATGGCGGCTGTTCTACTTACGGTACACAACCGGAAGGATACAGGTCGTTCTGCGAGTTGCACCAGGGCCCCGCGGATGGGCATGAACTGAGTTGTTGTTCCTCCAATGCACCAAGGGCTATCGGGGATATTGCCAACTGGGCGCTGATGCAGCGGCCCGGTGGGTTGGTGCTGAACTATTACGGTCCTGCTGTGATGTCGGCACAATTGCCTTCCGGCCAACGTGTACAGCTTGAACAACGCACCGCATATCCTGCAAAAGGAGCTATTCTGCTGAACGTATCTGTTTCAACACCGGAAACTTTTACGCTTTATCTCCGCATTCCAGGCTGGTCAAAACAAACAAAAGTGCTGGTCAATGGAAAGGCATATGATATGCCACAGGCGGGCCATTATATGCCCATTCGCAGGGTTTGGAAGAAAGGTGACCACATCTCCCTGGCGCTGGATTTTACGCCGCGTTTTCGCATCGGTGAAGAAGATTATGCCGGTAAGGTTTCCATCTACCAGGGGCCTGTTCTTTTTACCAGTGATGCACACTATGTTCCGGGTGAACAAAAGCATCCGGGTATAATCAATCTGAAAGGACTGACAATAACACCGGTAGATAAACAGCATGAAACCGATCATCCTTTTGTATTGGCCCGCATGACGGATGGTGACGGGAAACAACGGATGGTTTGTGATTTTGCCAGTGCCGGAATGTATGGCGATTACTACCGTTCCTGGTTTGATGCCGCCGCCCTGCCGCCGGCTCCTTTCTACCAGGAAGCACCGCTGCGGCAGGATTCAGGACTCACACTCAGCTGGGAAGCCCGTAGTGGCGCGGAGAACTGGACCGTCCTGATTTCCGCGACGCCTGATTTCAAAGAAGCTGTACGCTATGAAGGATTGAAGCGTCCGCAGCTGTTGCTGCCTTCACCGGCAAAAGGGAACTATTACTGGACGGTAGTGGCCTATAACGCAAACGGGGAAACGAAAGCAGAGAATGCGGGAGAATTGCTAGCTGATTAA